AGTACGATTACCATCAATCCCATCAATAAAAATTAATAAATTTTCTAAATGTAACTGGGAAATTTCTCTATAAATTGCTTCAAGAATCTTGGCATTGGGAATTTGTCCAGATTCAGATGTAATTTCAAATACAACTGCTCCGGCTAATTCTGCTATTTTACTACGGGTGTAATTTTCGCCATCAACTTCCATCACCACAGGTTTCTCTCGTCCTGGAGACTCCCACCCTAGTTGTTGGATGAATAAGTCCTGAAAGTTAAAATTTTGTAACAGTTCGCGGCATTGCGTGAAATAATCAATAGTCATATAATTTTATACAAATAAACTTCATTACCCAGAGCTATAGCCCCAAAATACTCTTAAGTAGATTACACCCATTAGTTTTTGATTATACGCAATACCTGTTGTAAATGTCATGCTGAAGAGATTTAAGAGTAATTTACACTTGAAATAATCCCAATGAACAAATAATCTGGGGTTCTCGCTTCTCTACTTCTTCACTGACAATGCACAAGCGGTCATCCATCCGCAGTGCTACCACCAATTCCGCCAACTGCTGATTACTGATACCACTTCGCAATTGACGGTTGAGAGTATCTATCGCTGACTGCCGCAAAGGATAACGATAAATTTCGTCAACTGCTTTCAGGAGTTCCTCGGTAACAAAAAGTGTACCTTTCATCTCCTGTGCGTAACTTTTAAGTCGTTCATAGGTACGAAACCTTGCACCAGAAGGTCTTCCCAACTGCCCCCCAGCATTTTTTTCTTCGTCAGCAATTAATTCAGCACCCTTTTTCACTAACTCATGGTGCTGTTGATTTTTAGGTATAGCTGGTGTAGATTCTGCACAAGCCGCCGCCCGGAGAACTCCTAATTGGGATTGAGTAACGCTGTTACCTTCCCTGTCAACATAAATTAATGAATCATTACTATCAGTGGTTTTCATGTAAAGTAATACCCCCTCTGGTTGCACAAGTTGGGGGGTATGGGCGCGGGTAGAATAAACAACATTGGACATTTCTTCAATTGTCTTTTTCAAAGCTGGGTTATTGTCAGTGGCTTTTTTCCAAATCTGAAATGCTTCCGAAGTTAAATCTACTTCTGCATCTTCTTCACCATCCAAAATCCCCGATTTCTCATTATATAAATCAAGAATTACTTGAGTAGAATCATCTTCAAAAAATGCTTCATCTGTTCCTACTACTTCGGCATTTTCTTGGAGTCTTTGGCGGAGTCTGCCCCGTAAATTAATAATGCGTTCTACTCCCTCGGCTGGGAGAAAAGAATAACAGAGAATTTTTTCTGCATTTTGTCCAATTCTATCTACCCGTCCCGCCCTTTGAATTAAGCGAATAATTGCCCAAGGTAAATCCCAATTAACAATAATTGCACAATCTTGTAAGTTATGGCCTTCGCTGAGAATATCGGTGGCAATTAAAATACGCACTTCTTGTTTTGATGTCACCTGTTCTCGTTTACCATTACTCACAGGGCTAAATCTGCCAGTGATTTCTGTGGGATTTTTAGATTGTCCTGTAACTTTAGCTAAATTAGGAATATTTCTAGTTTGCAAATTCTCAGTTAGATAGTGAACTGTATCTGCAAATTGCGTGAAAATTAGGACTTTCTCATTAAGGTGAGTTTTGGTTAAAAGGTTAACTAGGGCAGCAAGTTTTGTATCTGTCTGAGGTTTCCATTCCCCAAATTCTTGTAAGATATTGATTAAAGCTTTGGCATCTGCTAATAAATCACGTTTTAGTCTTTTAACATCAAATAGTATAGAACGCAGCCACTTAAATCGCCGTTGATATCTGGTTGTATATTCTTGGTAAATTGTTTCTGCTTTTTGACGAAAACTCTTTTCTGTTACACTCATATTTCCCGCTTCCTCTTGCAGAGGTTCGGTGCTGGAATCATCATCCTCTGTTTCTGTATCAAATAAAGTTGCTGCAACAGAATCAGCATCTTCATCATTATTCCTAGTATCTAATAACTCCGCATCCTGAGTACCAATAGGAATATCTAAACCCTGTTCTATCGCATATAAATAAATGAAGTTACGTAAAATGTGGCGTTCAATTGATTGAATAAAAGCAATACCGCTACTTTCTAACCGTTTAAATAAGTTGGTACGGGAAAAACCCATCAATCTTCTACCACCGCGAAATAAACTATTTAGTAGGCGTTGTTCGGCTTCTTTAGGCGGTTGTTTATGTTTGGCAATAATGTAATTACCAAGCCCATAGCGAGGTAAATTAAGTTGATTAATTGCTTCTACTATTGATTCAGAATAAAGTCGAGAGTATGGATCTGAATTGGAATTTTCTAAGGTAAATTTAATGGTACGAGGTGTGCGGTCTGGGAAAAAAGAACGACTGCCATCTGCAAATTTTAAATATTTACGCCCAGTTTCATCAACATTGGCATAATTATCTTTAATAAATGAACGAGTCCGCCGTACCATGTAGCGTTTCATCAATTCTCGCCAGTCATCAGGATGTTCGCTTTTTTCAAAGGCTGCTAAAGAACGTACAGAACATTGGTGCTTTTTAATAAATTCTAATTCTCCTAATGTTCCGCCACCCAGTTGATTAATTAAAGCTTCTGGCCTAAATCCCAAATTTTCGTCTTCTGGCACAAATAGCCGCAATTGGGAAGAAAGGTCTAGATAAGTTTTATTATAAGGAGTTGCAGATAAAAGAATACATTTACTTTCATTAGCGGCGATATATTCGGCAATTGCCCGATAACGTTTTCCTTCTCGATTACGTAAATTGTGACTTTCATCAATTAATACAACCCGGTATCGGCGTAAGTCTGGTAATTGATTCTGGACTTTGCTAATTGGCATTACCTTAGCGTATAGCCGATATTTGTCTACATACTCCTGCCACATCTGCACTAAGTTTTTGGGGCAAATAATCAGTGTTTCTAAATAACAATCTTCCTGTAATATTTTCGCTAGGGCAGTTCCCACTAAAGTTTTCCCTAAACCCACCACATCACCAATTATTACGCCCCCGCGCCTGGTAACATGACGCGCTGCTAACTGCACTGCTGCTTTTTGGAACTCAAACAAGTTGTTAAATTCATGAGGGATGCGAAATTCGGAAAGTCCGGCGATCGCTTCATGGGATAAATGGTAAGCAATCTTGAGATAAATATGGTAAGGAGGTATTGATTCTGGTCTTGCCCAACTCTCATCAATAATTTGGGCTAGTTCTTGAGAAATATCTATACAACCGTAATCCTTCCAACGGTCATCAAACCATTTTTGTAATTTATTACAAGCATCATGATCTAAAACATCAAGGTTCAATTCTCCTTGATTTGCCAAACCGGGAAGTGTGAGGTTACTGCTGCCTAAAAATCCTACTGTGGGTGTGTTTGGGTCATGACGATGGACAAGATATAATTTGGCGTGAAGAGAGTGACGCAGAAACAGTTTAATAATTAATTTCTTGGTTTTTAGTTGGTGACTTAACCGCCTCAATCCAGCTTCATCTTGATTAGTAGGCGCACCAATAGTTAACTGCTGGCGAAATTCAGAGGCCATGCGTTTTTTGAAGCGGACAATAGCACTGTTATCAATTCTTCCTTCACCAGTACCAAGGGTGAATGCGGCATGAACTTCATCACTGGGTAAACTTTGCATCCCGATTAGCAACCGACAAC
This genomic interval from Anabaena cylindrica PCC 7122 contains the following:
- a CDS encoding helicase-related protein; translation: MPRIFDNIELQLLPILRDTLQISYRADFCVGYFNLRGWRKIDDLIEQYVGGDLACCRLLIGMQSLPSDEVHAAFTLGTGEGRIDNSAIVRFKKRMASEFRQQLTIGAPTNQDEAGLRRLSHQLKTKKLIIKLFLRHSLHAKLYLVHRHDPNTPTVGFLGSSNLTLPGLANQGELNLDVLDHDACNKLQKWFDDRWKDYGCIDISQELAQIIDESWARPESIPPYHIYLKIAYHLSHEAIAGLSEFRIPHEFNNLFEFQKAAVQLAARHVTRRGGVIIGDVVGLGKTLVGTALAKILQEDCYLETLIICPKNLVQMWQEYVDKYRLYAKVMPISKVQNQLPDLRRYRVVLIDESHNLRNREGKRYRAIAEYIAANESKCILLSATPYNKTYLDLSSQLRLFVPEDENLGFRPEALINQLGGGTLGELEFIKKHQCSVRSLAAFEKSEHPDDWRELMKRYMVRRTRSFIKDNYANVDETGRKYLKFADGSRSFFPDRTPRTIKFTLENSNSDPYSRLYSESIVEAINQLNLPRYGLGNYIIAKHKQPPKEAEQRLLNSLFRGGRRLMGFSRTNLFKRLESSGIAFIQSIERHILRNFIYLYAIEQGLDIPIGTQDAELLDTRNNDEDADSVAATLFDTETEDDDSSTEPLQEEAGNMSVTEKSFRQKAETIYQEYTTRYQRRFKWLRSILFDVKRLKRDLLADAKALINILQEFGEWKPQTDTKLAALVNLLTKTHLNEKVLIFTQFADTVHYLTENLQTRNIPNLAKVTGQSKNPTEITGRFSPVSNGKREQVTSKQEVRILIATDILSEGHNLQDCAIIVNWDLPWAIIRLIQRAGRVDRIGQNAEKILCYSFLPAEGVERIINLRGRLRQRLQENAEVVGTDEAFFEDDSTQVILDLYNEKSGILDGEEDAEVDLTSEAFQIWKKATDNNPALKKTIEEMSNVVYSTRAHTPQLVQPEGVLLYMKTTDSNDSLIYVDREGNSVTQSQLGVLRAAACAESTPAIPKNQQHHELVKKGAELIADEEKNAGGQLGRPSGARFRTYERLKSYAQEMKGTLFVTEELLKAVDEIYRYPLRQSAIDTLNRQLRSGISNQQLAELVVALRMDDRLCIVSEEVEKREPQIICSLGLFQV